In Candidatus Pelagibacter ubique HIMB140, a single window of DNA contains:
- a CDS encoding AbrB family transcriptional regulator: protein MNSSTQKIKENLSQLFTLKFITVFLISVPSAIIAEQFNIPLAWFLGPMIITSIAALSGIKIIMPKIVLSFILIILGLHIGNYIDQNLFNQIVNWIWTSLIMLIYIIICILVVAKYLQKFANYGNKASIFSAAPGALGPLMILAENEKTDLSQVAISHLIRLIIIITVIPLIIVNNTDNDVLLNGEFNYLAQNHLNLILLIIASLFFIFVFEKIRVPAALLSGTLFASGVLQITDIATYKLPDETVNFCLLILGSSVGCRFAEKTVKEIANNSLHSIVATVILVVLGLIAAYIATFFVDTNILTLILSFSPGGIYEVAVIAIAFDLDPDFVAFHHIIRLLFILFTVPIFLRVLEKIKK, encoded by the coding sequence ATGAATTCATCAACACAGAAAATTAAAGAAAATTTGTCTCAGTTATTTACATTAAAATTTATAACTGTTTTTTTGATAAGTGTACCAAGTGCAATAATTGCAGAACAATTCAATATTCCACTTGCTTGGTTTTTAGGCCCAATGATTATCACATCAATTGCTGCTTTATCAGGAATAAAAATCATTATGCCTAAAATTGTTTTGAGCTTTATTCTAATTATTTTAGGTTTGCATATTGGAAATTACATAGATCAAAATCTATTTAACCAAATAGTTAATTGGATTTGGACATCTCTGATTATGTTAATTTACATAATAATCTGTATTCTAGTTGTTGCTAAGTATCTGCAAAAATTTGCAAATTACGGTAACAAAGCCTCTATATTTTCTGCTGCTCCTGGTGCTTTAGGTCCATTAATGATTTTAGCAGAAAATGAAAAAACTGATTTATCTCAAGTTGCAATTTCTCACTTAATTAGATTGATCATTATTATAACTGTAATTCCACTTATTATCGTAAACAATACTGACAATGATGTTTTATTAAATGGTGAATTTAATTACTTGGCTCAAAATCATTTAAATTTAATTTTACTTATTATTGCATCTTTATTTTTTATTTTTGTTTTTGAGAAAATTAGAGTGCCAGCAGCCTTATTATCAGGAACATTATTTGCAAGTGGCGTATTACAAATTACAGATATAGCAACGTATAAATTGCCAGACGAAACAGTAAATTTTTGTCTGTTAATTCTTGGTTCTTCTGTTGGATGTAGATTTGCTGAAAAAACAGTAAAGGAAATTGCAAACAATTCACTACATAGTATTGTAGCGACAGTAATATTGGTGGTATTGGGCTTAATTGCTGCATACATTGCAACATTCTTTGTTGATACAAATATTTTAACTTTAATATTATCTTTCAGTCCGGGTGGAATTTATGAGGTAGCAGTTATAGCAATTGCCTTTGATCTAGATCCAGATTTTGTTGCTTTTCACCATATAATAAGATTGCTTTTTATACTTTTCACAGTTCCAATATTTTTGAGAGTTTTAGAAAAAATTAAGAAATAA
- a CDS encoding ABC transporter permease: MDFDLMITSFPKLLGATVITLKLLSASLFFGLFLGLFFAILRLNKNIFINKFAYGYSYVFRGTPLLVQIFIIYFGLGQIEYLRSTVLWVVLKEPYWCAIIAFTLNTGAYTSEILRSAFQTIKPGIIEAGKSLGISNKIIFYKIQIPIAIRQSLPAYGNEIILMMKGTSLASTVTLMDLTGVAKYIISTTFKPIEVFIVAGGIYLFMTFIIHNVIKYLEKKYSFQQ, from the coding sequence ATGGATTTTGATTTAATGATCACTAGTTTTCCAAAACTCTTAGGAGCAACTGTTATTACTTTAAAACTTTTATCAGCTTCTTTATTTTTTGGATTATTTCTTGGATTATTTTTTGCAATTTTAAGATTAAACAAAAATATATTTATTAATAAATTTGCCTATGGATACTCATATGTTTTCAGAGGTACTCCTTTATTAGTTCAAATTTTTATAATTTACTTTGGATTAGGACAAATTGAATATTTAAGATCAACAGTTTTATGGGTTGTTTTAAAAGAACCTTATTGGTGTGCAATTATAGCTTTTACATTAAATACAGGTGCATACACTTCTGAGATATTGAGATCTGCATTCCAAACTATAAAACCAGGAATTATTGAAGCTGGAAAAAGTTTAGGTATTTCAAATAAAATTATATTTTATAAAATTCAAATACCTATTGCGATCAGACAATCACTTCCTGCATATGGAAATGAAATTATTTTAATGATGAAAGGTACTTCATTAGCAAGCACCGTAACATTAATGGACTTAACTGGTGTTGCAAAATACATCATATCAACAACATTTAAACCTATTGAAGTATTTATAGTAGCCGGTGGAATATATTTATTTATGACTTTTATTATTCATAATGTGATTAAGTATTTAGAAAAAAAATATAGTTTCCAACAATAA
- a CDS encoding tripartite tricarboxylate transporter substrate binding protein, translating to MSNLKKLFSVLFSAILLFSATTTSSVAIDKLHFVIGGGAGGGWDGTARGTGEALTKAGMLKSASFENMSGGGGGKALAYMINTKPANTVLVQSTPLVLRSITRHEGYVKGSGTLSYKDVVPIAGVIGDYGAIAVAKNSPYKNFKDVVDAYKKDPSSIKMAGGSVRGSMDHLIGALAFQAAGADPNAVAYIPYDAGGKALAGLLSGETQIISTGLGELMGARDQVTIIGITAPSRVSDAPDAPTLKEQGYDVQFVNWRGFFGPPGMSNADKAAIAKMLGDVQKTPEWETVRARNAWVNIYNPEGKFVSFLEKQTEEMTALMKKLGVI from the coding sequence ATGAGTAATCTTAAAAAATTATTTTCAGTATTATTCTCAGCAATCTTACTATTCTCAGCAACTACTACTAGCTCAGTAGCAATTGATAAATTGCACTTTGTAATCGGTGGTGGTGCTGGTGGTGGTTGGGATGGAACTGCTAGAGGTACTGGAGAAGCTTTAACAAAAGCTGGTATGTTAAAAAGCGCATCATTTGAAAATATGTCAGGCGGTGGTGGTGGTAAAGCACTTGCTTACATGATTAATACTAAACCTGCTAATACAGTTTTAGTTCAATCTACACCATTAGTATTAAGATCAATTACTAGACACGAAGGTTACGTAAAAGGTAGCGGAACTTTATCTTATAAAGATGTTGTGCCGATTGCTGGTGTAATTGGTGACTACGGTGCTATTGCAGTTGCAAAAAACTCACCTTACAAAAACTTTAAAGATGTAGTTGATGCATACAAAAAAGATCCAAGCTCAATTAAAATGGCTGGCGGATCAGTAAGAGGAAGTATGGACCATTTAATTGGTGCTTTAGCATTCCAAGCTGCAGGTGCAGATCCAAATGCTGTTGCATACATACCTTATGATGCTGGTGGAAAAGCTTTAGCTGGACTTTTATCTGGAGAAACTCAAATCATTTCAACTGGTTTAGGTGAATTGATGGGTGCAAGAGATCAAGTAACAATTATTGGTATTACTGCTCCTTCAAGAGTTTCTGATGCACCAGATGCACCAACTCTTAAAGAACAGGGTTATGATGTGCAATTTGTTAACTGGAGAGGTTTCTTTGGCCCTCCAGGTATGAGCAATGCTGATAAAGCAGCAATTGCAAAAATGCTTGGTGATGTACAAAAAACTCCTGAATGGGAAACAGTAAGAGCAAGAAATGCTTGGGTTAATATTTATAACCCTGAAGGAAAGTTTGTTTCTTTCTTAGAAAAACAAACTGAAGAAATGACAGCTCTTATGAAAAAACTAGGAGTAATCTAA
- a CDS encoding DUF6165 family protein, protein MNKIIVEVSVGELLDKISILEIKQDKIKDPEKLNFINNEHSILKNQLEKNVKSDEKLEKLFQDLKDINARLWVIEDDKRDCEKNKDFGEKFIKLSRDVHFLNDDRAKIKLEMNNHTGSAIKEIKEYTSY, encoded by the coding sequence ATGAATAAAATTATAGTCGAGGTTTCTGTTGGTGAGCTTTTAGACAAGATTTCAATATTAGAAATCAAACAAGATAAAATTAAAGACCCAGAAAAATTAAATTTTATAAATAATGAACACTCTATTCTTAAAAATCAGTTAGAAAAAAATGTTAAGTCTGATGAGAAACTTGAAAAATTATTTCAAGACTTAAAAGATATAAATGCCAGACTTTGGGTTATTGAAGATGACAAAAGAGATTGTGAAAAAAATAAAGATTTTGGAGAAAAATTCATAAAACTTTCTAGAGATGTACATTTTTTAAATGATGATCGTGCAAAAATAAAATTAGAAATGAATAACCATACTGGTTCTGCAATTAAAGAAATTAAAGAGTATACTAGTTACTAA
- a CDS encoding ABC transporter permease — translation MELLAFGKTGWGDELFYATLMTVAVSVTAMLVGFLFALIFTPLKLSKYKTLNFVGNFYTTVIRGVPELLVIYLLFFGGSGAIMYVASIFGYYEYIEINAFITGAVAIGIISGAYSTEVFRGAIQSIDKGQFEAAKVLGISKFGQFYKIILPQMLRLAIPNLSNVWQITLKDTSLISVTGLVEIMRQSYIAAGSTRDPLFFYSFAAVLYLLLTYISMKLINKLEVKYSRGY, via the coding sequence ATGGAACTACTTGCATTTGGAAAAACAGGTTGGGGGGATGAGTTATTTTACGCAACCTTAATGACTGTTGCAGTATCTGTTACTGCAATGTTGGTTGGTTTTCTTTTTGCTTTAATTTTTACTCCTCTTAAACTTTCAAAATACAAAACACTAAATTTTGTTGGTAATTTTTACACCACAGTAATAAGAGGTGTTCCTGAATTATTAGTAATATATTTATTATTTTTTGGTGGAAGCGGTGCAATCATGTATGTTGCGTCAATATTTGGTTATTACGAATATATAGAAATCAATGCATTCATTACTGGTGCAGTTGCTATTGGTATAATTTCAGGAGCTTACTCAACAGAAGTTTTTAGAGGAGCCATTCAGTCTATTGATAAAGGGCAGTTCGAAGCTGCTAAAGTTTTAGGAATAAGCAAGTTTGGTCAATTTTATAAAATAATTCTTCCTCAAATGTTAAGACTTGCCATTCCAAATTTAAGTAATGTTTGGCAAATTACTTTAAAGGACACTTCTTTAATATCAGTAACAGGACTAGTTGAAATCATGAGACAATCTTATATTGCTGCAGGATCTACAAGAGATCCATTATTTTTTTATTCTTTTGCTGCAGTTTTATATTTATTGCTCACTTACATAAGCATGAAGTTAATTAATAAATTAGAAGTCAAATATAGTAGGGGTTATTAA
- a CDS encoding tripartite tricarboxylate transporter TctB family protein, with amino-acid sequence MNINTTKIISLLFFVFSAFYLYLAYQIQVFTFDENAPFNARTFPIYLGYAGLFFSGLKLILPDPNTIKVEHKNLEYKKTGILIIIAIIYGATILKVGYFLTTSLFLFASYYFLGERRWILMFLLSFPFVAAFMYLLHGILDIYLRDPFLQLIGVMG; translated from the coding sequence GTGAATATAAATACTACAAAAATTATATCACTGCTCTTTTTTGTTTTTTCTGCATTTTATTTATATTTAGCTTATCAAATTCAAGTCTTCACATTCGATGAAAACGCTCCATTTAATGCTAGAACATTTCCAATTTATTTAGGTTATGCAGGATTGTTTTTTTCTGGATTAAAACTTATTTTACCTGACCCGAATACAATTAAAGTAGAGCATAAAAATTTAGAGTATAAAAAAACTGGTATATTAATAATCATTGCAATTATTTACGGAGCTACAATTTTAAAAGTTGGTTATTTTTTAACCACTTCCTTATTTTTATTTGCTTCATATTATTTTTTAGGAGAGCGAAGATGGATTTTAATGTTTTTATTATCCTTTCCATTTGTTGCTGCCTTTATGTATTTGCTTCATGGTATTCTTGATATTTATTTAAGAGATCCATTTTTACAATTAATTGGAGTAATGGGATGA
- a CDS encoding transporter substrate-binding domain-containing protein, protein MNIFKKTILTVLASFLIIGNVSAEKIKIGTEGAYPPWNSKDASGNLIGFEVELAQELCKIMKYECTIVEQDWDGMIPALVMRKFDAIMAGMSITDERKKTITFSQGYADEVASLAVMKGSSLEGMDTPEGINLSLGGSSVKKALKTLTDALAGKTVCTQTGTIHQNFLESGDVGSVNVRTYKTQDEVNLDLTSGRCDVALAAAVAFTDYADKSGKPVVLVGPTFSGGAFGNGVGVGIRQASDSAIGKRDAKILKDFNKAINKARKQGIISKLAIKHFGFDASM, encoded by the coding sequence ATGAATATATTCAAAAAAACTATTTTAACAGTTCTAGCTTCTTTTTTAATCATCGGAAATGTTTCTGCTGAGAAAATTAAAATTGGAACTGAAGGTGCTTATCCTCCATGGAATTCAAAAGATGCTTCTGGCAATTTAATTGGGTTTGAGGTTGAGCTAGCTCAAGAACTTTGTAAAATTATGAAGTATGAGTGCACAATCGTTGAGCAAGATTGGGATGGTATGATACCTGCATTAGTAATGAGAAAATTTGATGCAATCATGGCCGGGATGTCAATCACTGACGAGAGAAAGAAAACAATTACTTTCTCACAAGGTTATGCTGATGAAGTTGCATCTCTTGCTGTAATGAAAGGTTCAAGCTTAGAAGGTATGGACACACCAGAAGGTATCAACTTATCTTTAGGTGGTTCAAGTGTTAAAAAAGCACTTAAAACTCTAACTGATGCTCTTGCTGGAAAAACTGTTTGTACTCAAACAGGTACAATTCACCAAAACTTTTTAGAGTCTGGTGACGTTGGAAGTGTAAATGTTAGAACTTACAAAACTCAAGATGAGGTTAACTTAGATTTAACTTCTGGAAGATGTGATGTTGCACTTGCGGCAGCTGTAGCATTTACAGACTATGCTGATAAATCTGGTAAACCAGTTGTTTTAGTTGGTCCAACTTTTTCAGGTGGTGCATTTGGAAATGGTGTTGGAGTTGGAATTAGACAAGCTAGTGATAGTGCTATTGGAAAAAGAGACGCTAAAATCTTAAAAGATTTCAATAAAGCAATTAACAAAGCTAGAAAACAAGGAATAATTAGCAAACTTGCAATTAAACATTTTGGTTTCGACGCTTCTATGTAA
- a CDS encoding glycosyltransferase family 9 protein, which produces MSNILIIKHGSLGDIAQACGAIQDISENHKGDQIHLLTTKPYFELFKKNPHISNVILDKRLSKINLIYLYLLMREIKKHNFSKVYDLQNSSRTSFYKNILFPKADKTIWCSTETTLPEGTTKKDFDKDSVLSRFDYQLKSSGINTNHTMKPDFSWSTVDISEIKKSYELDKYIILFPFCSPHLTTKKWPYYNDLISMINDKFQNKFKVVTAPGPYEIEDAKNINALCVLDNGKALNISQLSGFIKDSSFVVANDTGPAHITAHLGSKGIALFGSHTTPFKVSIERDNFKAIQAPELSKLSAEKVFERLSEIIS; this is translated from the coding sequence ATGTCTAATATTTTAATTATTAAACATGGATCTTTAGGCGATATAGCTCAAGCATGTGGGGCAATTCAAGATATTTCTGAAAATCATAAAGGAGATCAAATTCATTTATTAACAACAAAACCTTATTTTGAGCTATTTAAAAAAAACCCGCATATTTCAAATGTTATTCTAGATAAGAGATTATCAAAGATTAACTTAATTTATTTATATTTACTTATGAGAGAGATTAAAAAACATAATTTCTCAAAAGTTTATGATCTTCAAAATTCTAGTAGAACATCATTTTACAAAAATATATTATTTCCTAAAGCTGATAAAACCATCTGGTGTTCAACAGAAACAACTCTTCCAGAAGGAACAACCAAAAAAGATTTTGATAAAGATTCTGTTCTTTCAAGATTTGATTATCAATTAAAGTCCTCAGGAATTAATACCAATCATACAATGAAACCAGACTTTTCATGGAGTACAGTTGATATTTCAGAAATAAAAAAAAGTTATGAACTAGATAAATACATAATACTTTTTCCTTTTTGCTCACCCCATTTAACTACAAAGAAATGGCCTTACTATAACGACCTAATCTCTATGATTAATGACAAATTTCAAAATAAATTTAAAGTGGTTACTGCACCTGGACCATATGAAATTGAAGATGCAAAAAATATAAATGCTTTATGTGTTCTAGATAATGGTAAAGCTTTAAATATTTCACAATTATCTGGATTTATTAAAGATAGTTCGTTTGTCGTTGCTAATGATACTGGACCTGCACATATAACAGCACACTTAGGATCAAAAGGAATTGCTTTATTTGGTTCTCATACAACTCCTTTTAAAGTAAGTATTGAAAGAGATAACTTTAAAGCAATACAAGCCCCCGAATTATCAAAACTCTCAGCAGAAAAAGTTTTTGAAAGACTTTCTGAAATTATTTCTTAA
- a CDS encoding phytanoyl-CoA dioxygenase family protein, whose product MYLSQKQIDDYQNLGAIIIKDAFKEWIEPLRIGFQKVLNNPSQYGRENVKENEGRFFEDYCNWERVKEFKDCMFNSPAAQIVAEATNSKSIQIFHDHLFIKDPGTNKETPWHQDMPYYCVDGNDTGSFWIPLDEVNKENNLKLILRSHKWQKLLKPTKWSNDQPWYQDDSSFMNLPQKEEFEEDILVPELKLGDAVLFNFKTVHCSTGNKSSKSRRAFSMRFIGDDVTFAERGGPTSPPFDGINLKSGDQMREDWFPKVFSN is encoded by the coding sequence ATGTATCTATCTCAAAAACAGATTGATGATTATCAAAATCTTGGTGCAATAATAATTAAAGATGCATTTAAAGAATGGATCGAACCACTAAGAATAGGTTTTCAAAAAGTTTTAAATAACCCAAGCCAATATGGAAGAGAAAATGTTAAAGAAAATGAAGGAAGGTTTTTTGAGGACTATTGCAATTGGGAAAGAGTAAAAGAGTTTAAAGATTGTATGTTTAATTCTCCTGCTGCTCAAATAGTTGCTGAGGCTACAAATTCAAAATCTATACAAATTTTTCATGATCATCTTTTTATTAAAGATCCAGGAACAAATAAAGAAACACCTTGGCATCAAGATATGCCGTATTACTGTGTTGATGGAAATGATACAGGAAGTTTTTGGATACCTTTAGATGAAGTAAATAAAGAAAATAACCTTAAATTAATTTTAAGATCACATAAGTGGCAAAAACTTTTAAAACCTACTAAATGGTCTAACGATCAACCTTGGTATCAAGATGATAGCTCATTTATGAATCTTCCTCAAAAAGAAGAATTTGAAGAAGATATATTAGTTCCTGAACTAAAATTAGGTGATGCAGTTTTGTTTAATTTTAAAACTGTTCATTGTTCTACAGGAAATAAAAGTTCTAAATCTCGTAGAGCATTCTCCATGAGATTTATAGGTGATGATGTTACTTTTGCTGAAAGAGGCGGCCCAACATCACCACCATTCGATGGAATTAATTTAAAATCAGGAGATCAGATGAGAGAAGATTGGTTTCCAAAAGTTTTTAGTAACTAG
- a CDS encoding DMT family transporter — translation MSKNKFAIFLIIISVFFGTLMLTFLKLAQEEVNVYVAGFFRFLFGFLIIFPYMLKTKFSVFKSNHHKKHFLRAVLNLPSMLLYFSALTMMPIEKATAISFVVPFIVTILAVLFLGEKIYIYRSFALVLGFIGMLVILRPGITDISIGVYMALASSFMWSIVIIITKTITKDDSSITILSYGYCYMTIVSFIIALFYWQTPSLQTLIYLFFAGLSGTLLHLCINHAYKLVDVSMTQPYSFLSLVFASLIGYFVFSEIPDLFTWIGASIIFLGVFIMSYREMKLNKEIIRKRIDIKS, via the coding sequence ATGTCAAAAAATAAATTTGCTATTTTCTTAATTATAATTTCAGTTTTTTTTGGAACATTAATGTTAACCTTTTTAAAATTAGCACAAGAGGAAGTTAATGTTTATGTAGCAGGTTTTTTTAGATTTTTATTTGGTTTCCTGATCATTTTTCCTTATATGTTAAAAACTAAATTTTCAGTTTTTAAATCAAATCATCATAAAAAACATTTTCTTAGAGCAGTTTTAAACTTGCCTTCAATGCTTTTATATTTCTCAGCTTTAACAATGATGCCAATTGAAAAAGCTACAGCAATATCTTTTGTTGTTCCTTTCATAGTAACCATTTTGGCTGTTTTGTTTCTTGGAGAAAAAATTTATATCTACAGAAGTTTTGCACTGGTTTTAGGATTTATTGGTATGCTGGTAATTTTAAGACCAGGTATTACTGACATCTCTATTGGGGTGTATATGGCACTGGCATCTTCTTTTATGTGGTCAATAGTGATTATAATTACAAAAACTATAACAAAAGACGATAGTTCGATTACAATTTTATCTTATGGATACTGTTATATGACTATTGTTAGTTTCATTATTGCATTGTTTTATTGGCAAACACCTAGTTTACAAACTTTGATTTATTTATTTTTTGCAGGTCTATCTGGCACATTGTTACATCTTTGTATTAATCATGCTTATAAACTAGTAGATGTGAGCATGACACAACCCTATTCTTTTCTAAGTTTAGTATTTGCATCTCTAATTGGATACTTTGTGTTTAGCGAAATCCCTGATCTCTTCACTTGGATTGGTGCGAGTATAATATTTTTAGGAGTTTTCATTATGTCTTATCGTGAAATGAAGCTTAATAAAGAAATAATTAGAAAACGAATAGATATTAAATCTTAA
- a CDS encoding tripartite tricarboxylate transporter permease, with protein MIEGILIGLTTALTFQNILMVMIGCFFGTIIGMLPGLGPMTAIALMIPITYGFEPATGLILMAGVYYGAVFGGSTSSILLNAPGVPGTVATSFDGYPMAQQGKAGKALAIAAWSSFAGGTLSAIYLLFMAPSLSKVSLSFRSPDYFALMILGLTAIAAFSSKGQFLKAMMMVVLGLMLASVGQDSLSDITRYTFNNMNLTDGISFVLVVMATFAMSEALTIILKRNDPTTAAKQVSLTELGSIKINKEERTKMYKTIPRSSVIGFLIGVLPGAGATIASFLAYGMERNVVSDQEKEKFGKGSVNGLSAPETANNAACSGSFVPMLTLGIPGSGTTAVMLGALLGFGVQPGPRLYMTNPEIFWSIIMSMYIGMVILLILNLPLIPYIARILAVPKNYLIPLILFFSVTGIYVMSFNNFDIYLMIGIAVVATFLRLYDFPMPPLILAFVLGGLMEENLRRSLLLSNGSWEFLWDRTLTACILATTILIVVWHIYKTFKRKN; from the coding sequence ATGATTGAAGGAATACTAATTGGATTAACAACAGCACTTACATTCCAAAACATATTAATGGTAATGATTGGTTGTTTTTTTGGAACAATCATTGGAATGCTTCCTGGTCTTGGTCCAATGACTGCAATAGCTTTAATGATACCTATTACATATGGTTTTGAACCTGCAACTGGATTAATTTTAATGGCTGGAGTTTATTATGGAGCAGTTTTTGGTGGATCAACTTCTTCAATATTATTAAATGCCCCCGGTGTTCCAGGAACAGTTGCAACTTCATTTGATGGTTATCCAATGGCACAGCAAGGAAAGGCTGGAAAAGCTTTAGCAATAGCTGCATGGAGTTCATTCGCTGGTGGAACATTATCTGCAATTTATTTATTATTTATGGCACCAAGTTTATCTAAAGTAAGTTTATCTTTTAGATCACCTGATTATTTTGCTTTGATGATTTTAGGTTTAACAGCCATTGCAGCTTTTTCATCTAAGGGACAATTTTTAAAAGCAATGATGATGGTTGTTCTAGGTTTGATGTTAGCTTCAGTTGGTCAAGATAGCTTGTCTGATATTACAAGATATACATTTAACAATATGAACTTAACTGATGGTATTAGCTTTGTATTAGTTGTGATGGCAACTTTTGCGATGAGTGAAGCTTTAACAATTATTTTAAAGAGAAATGATCCAACAACTGCTGCTAAACAAGTTTCATTAACTGAATTAGGCTCAATTAAGATTAATAAAGAAGAACGAACTAAAATGTATAAAACAATTCCAAGATCATCAGTAATTGGTTTTTTAATTGGTGTTTTACCTGGAGCTGGCGCAACAATTGCATCCTTTTTAGCTTATGGAATGGAACGAAACGTAGTTAGTGATCAGGAAAAAGAAAAATTTGGTAAGGGAAGCGTAAATGGTTTGTCAGCACCAGAAACTGCAAACAATGCTGCTTGCTCTGGTTCTTTTGTTCCAATGCTTACTTTAGGAATTCCTGGGAGTGGAACCACAGCAGTAATGCTTGGGGCTCTTTTAGGTTTTGGTGTTCAGCCTGGTCCTAGACTTTATATGACCAATCCAGAGATTTTTTGGTCAATAATAATGTCTATGTATATTGGAATGGTAATTCTTCTTATATTAAACCTACCACTCATACCTTATATAGCTAGAATTCTTGCTGTTCCCAAAAATTATTTAATTCCTCTAATTTTATTTTTCTCTGTCACTGGTATTTATGTAATGTCATTTAATAATTTTGATATTTATTTAATGATTGGGATTGCAGTAGTTGCAACTTTTTTAAGATTATATGATTTTCCTATGCCACCCTTGATATTAGCATTTGTACTTGGTGGATTGATGGAAGAAAATTTGAGACGATCTTTATTATTAAGCAATGGTTCGTGGGAATTTTTGTGGGATAGAACATTAACCGCATGTATTCTTGCTACTACAATTTTAATTGTAGTTTGGCATATTTACAAAACTTTTAAGAGAAAAAATTAA
- the speD gene encoding adenosylmethionine decarboxylase, with product MTKVGEHITLDIIGTTKEYDPSIYEKVIHEIAKAAKVTILNISKYKFEPQGFTILALLAESHISFHTFPEKGIISFDFFTCGKVSPSVAIDIIKKEFEHTRIVKKEFNRDTKSLYHDIYSSPGLQKSYVVNDVLEDFKSKVGQHIEILDLEQFGKSLFIDGEIQVAATDEHLYSSTFVGSGLNLNKDNERAAIIGGGDGGVARECISKNFNFIDWYELDPEVVDVCNKHLGDIGKKATEKNSVKCVWGDAFESIKSVADDTYDHIFVDLNDDQFCIDLAAKNMDSLVRILKPKGVITAQVGSQDKKPKQVDSWLNVFNQNFGNAKLSRVYIPSFDCAWNFSSSINH from the coding sequence ATGACCAAAGTTGGAGAGCATATAACTCTAGATATCATTGGAACTACAAAAGAGTACGATCCTTCTATTTATGAAAAAGTAATTCATGAAATTGCAAAAGCTGCAAAAGTAACAATACTAAATATTTCTAAATATAAATTTGAACCTCAAGGTTTTACAATATTGGCTCTTTTAGCAGAAAGCCATATTAGTTTTCATACATTTCCTGAAAAAGGAATTATTAGTTTTGATTTTTTTACTTGTGGGAAAGTAAGTCCTTCAGTTGCAATTGATATAATTAAAAAAGAATTTGAACACACAAGAATTGTTAAAAAAGAATTTAATAGAGACACAAAATCGCTTTATCATGACATATATAGCTCACCAGGTTTGCAAAAATCATATGTTGTAAATGATGTTTTAGAAGATTTTAAATCAAAAGTTGGTCAACATATTGAAATATTGGATCTTGAACAATTTGGAAAATCATTATTTATAGATGGTGAAATTCAAGTTGCTGCAACTGACGAACACTTATACAGCTCTACATTTGTTGGCTCAGGTTTAAATTTAAATAAAGATAATGAAAGAGCAGCTATCATTGGAGGTGGAGATGGTGGAGTTGCAAGAGAATGTATTTCTAAAAATTTTAATTTTATTGATTGGTATGAGTTAGATCCAGAAGTTGTAGATGTTTGTAATAAACATCTTGGTGATATTGGAAAAAAAGCTACGGAAAAAAATTCAGTCAAATGCGTATGGGGAGATGCATTTGAAAGTATTAAATCAGTAGCTGATGATACTTACGATCATATTTTTGTTGATCTTAATGATGATCAGTTTTGCATCGATCTTGCAGCAAAAAATATGGACTCATTAGTTAGAATATTAAAACCAAAAGGGGTGATTACTGCTCAAGTTGGTAGTCAGGATAAAAAACCTAAGCAAGTTGATAGTTGGTTAAATGTTTTTAATCAAAATTTTGGTAATGCTAAATTATCTAGAGTTTACATACCAAGTTTTGATTGTGCTTGGAACTTTTCATCTTCAATAAATCATTAA